DNA from Chitinophaga pendula:
CCTAAATATGCTTTCTTCAATATGAATTACCGGCTGGCTACTCCACGGGAACATCACTTCCCTTCTCAGGAGGAGGATATGCAGCTGATGATTGATTATATACGGCAGCACAGTGCTGCGTTTAATATTACTACCCGTAAGGTATTGCTGGGTGCCAGTGCAGGCGCGCACCTGGCAGCGTTACAAGCCTATAAGCACAATGACAGTGCGGATATTACGGGGATTATCTGTTTGTATGGCGCTTATGATATTTCCTCTTTATTTGCCGAAGGCACCCCTTATGTGCGTAACCTGGTGATGCAGCTGATGGGGGCTATGCCGGAGGAGATCCCGGTGAATTATGAGGATGCCAGTCCGGTGCACTATGTAAATTCGAAGAGCCCGCCGACGTTGCTGATGCACGGTTCGGAGGATTCGGTGGCGCCGGTGACGAGTGCGCGGGCATTGGCCGCGAAATTGAAGGCAATGCAGGTGCCGGTGCAGTATATTGAGTATAAGTATGGGCACGGTGTGCCGCCTGAGGCAGCGATCGGTGCGATCCAGCAAATGGGGGATTTCAATCTCCGGTACAACAAATAGTGCTGTCTTACAATAGTACTGTCTTATTGCATAACCATTTTCCTATAAGTTTTCCCGTCTTTAGTGTCCATTTCTGAGGTGATATATTCTATCACCAAGGTTTTGTTGTCTATCCATTTAACGATGCCGGGCCCCCAGTTCTGCACTTCTTTACTACCTGCGTAGGTGAGTTTACCATTATGATGACTGAATAGTTGGAATCCGTTGGGGATAAACCCTGCTTCTATGTCGCGGGCGGCGGAGAGCACCCATTTGCCATCGGGGGATACGGTAGGTTCGCCCCACATATGGGTGGTATCGCCATTGTTGGTATCGACGAGGATGTAGTTATCATCTTCGAAGTAGAAGGCATGTATGCCTACTTTGTGGATCTGCGGATAGTGCCGGGAGTAGTGGTAGGTGCTGAATTGGTTTTCGGCGCTGTCGTTGACGATGGTGCGTGTTTTGTTATTAGCCAGTTGGAAGAGCAAGGTTTGTTCGTCGGTGCGTTTTACCAGGTTGGTTTGTGCCAGTTGTTGTGTTTCGGAGGTATCCGGGGTGGGGGTGGGATATTGATCGAAGGTTTGTTTGTCGGAAGGGTAGAGGAAGAAGGTGATGTTACCCATTTGGAGGGTATCCAGTGGCCGGGTAGCCAGGTTGGTGGTGGGAGTGGTACTGTTGCTGTTGCTGGCCAGGGAGTTTGTATTGGAGGTGGTATTGTTGTTATTGTTGCCGGTATTTGTACAGGCATAGCTGCAGGCGAGGCCAAGGGAGAGCAGGATATATTTCATATTGCTGGATTGCCGGGGAAAGGACCGGGGCGGACAAATGTACTCATTTCGTAATGTATATACCAGTGTTTGGTGTATAAATGCCGGATTACAGGGATTTAATGAAGTCGAGGTTACCATCCTGGAGGAAGCGGTAGGTACCGTTGGGGTCTGTGCAGGAGACGGTTATCTGTTGGCGGCGGCAATGTTGGCGGATGAAGGCGATGCAGTCGGCGCAGAGGGGGGATGGGACGGTATAGTGGGATTGGTGGGTGAGGGATAGTTGTTGAGCGGGATGCCGGAGGGTGAGGGATTGGGGGGAG
Protein-coding regions in this window:
- a CDS encoding alpha/beta hydrolase; translation: MCPSGFRYLLLLIASGFCCVGCNKVGRFAVGASPLQDSILLDQPYGNDPAQRVDVYLPEGRVSSETCSMVFIHGGGWTTGDKQDFTDAVKEWRRRYPKYAFFNMNYRLATPREHHFPSQEEDMQLMIDYIRQHSAAFNITTRKVLLGASAGAHLAALQAYKHNDSADITGIICLYGAYDISSLFAEGTPYVRNLVMQLMGAMPEEIPVNYEDASPVHYVNSKSPPTLLMHGSEDSVAPVTSARALAAKLKAMQVPVQYIEYKYGHGVPPEAAIGAIQQMGDFNLRYNK